The sequence below is a genomic window from Nostoc flagelliforme CCNUN1.
ACTTATCAAGAAATTAGGAAGTTTTTAAATATTGCATATCCTACAGTAGCGTATTGGGCAGTGCATGGAGATCCAGATAATCTAGAAAGTTTTTTAGATGGAAGAAGGGAAGGTAACTTCCGTAAAGTTACTAAAGAATATGAAGATATTTTATTAGAATTAATTGAGAAAGAACCAGCAGAGTATGGATATGAATTTGGTCGATGGACAGCAGCAAGGCTAGCAACTTATATGGAAGAGCAAACAGGAATTAAATTAAGTGGCTCTCAAGTTAGGAGAATATTAGAGCGAAAAAAGTACGTTTACCTTTGGGCAAAGTATAGCCTAGAGGATAAACAAAATCCGGAAACACGTAAGGCATTTAAAGAAAAATTATCAGAATATTTAAGAATAACAAATGTTGCGCCAGAGCGTACTGTGCCACCGACCATCACAGACCCCAGTTCTACTGGAGCAGCATAAGACTCGCGATCGCTCATACGACCGCGCATATAAGGGTCAAGGGACAGGTAGATCGTCCGATTGAGGACTTCACCTTCCCCTAGTTCTGGAATTAGTGTTTCGACAAGGGTAAAGTCGCTCTCTTTCGGTTCTCCAAGCGGACGGCTTTTGAGTAAGATTTGTTGGTTAATTGAACTAGTCATATCAAATCCGGTTAAATGCACGTAGTAAAACTTCTATTTGTTTGCGGCCATCAATGGTAATAAGTTAGACCACGGATTAGGTCGTGGTCATCAGATAAGCTAATGAGCATTTAAGTTGCATAACACCAGGGCTGAAGCCCTTACTACAAGCGAATCAGTCTGGAAAAATGAATGACGATTAGCTTATCACTTTGCAACGTTGAAATAAAGCCTCTTCTAAGTGATCTAAAGAATCAAAGGACTCGTTAGCGATCGCGTCTTTTGATTGGCGATAACGATTTTCTAGTTCCTCAATACTTAGGTGAGGTTCTATACAAATGCGTCTTGGCATATACTTCCTTACCTAATCCACTTAGACGATTATACTATGTGCAATCAACCGGATTTGATATCATTGGTTGTGCCTGCTTATTTACTCATTTTTTCTATCAAAACTACAAGTCGTCTTGAAAGCACCCTTATTACAGTAGCTTGTCTAATGTAATGGGCAGATCGCGAATCTGTTTGCCTGTAGCGCGATAGACCGCGTTGGCGATCGCAAGCCCCTCGGTAAGCGATGGCTGCGCCAACGCCTGCCTTCTTGATGCCCGTTCACGTACCCTAGACCTCTTGCATAATTATTTTGTGGTATGCTTAAGGGTTTAGAAAAAATCCATATCAGAATCTATACAGAGAATTTTTGTTACCTCATTAGGATGTCTGATAGAGATAGAAAGCAAATTTTTTAAATTCCCTATTATACCATAATTTATTTTTGCAAGAGGTCTCCTATCCTTTAGGAGAGAGAAGGGCTGTAGAACGAACGCACTTTTGACAGCAAATACTTAAATTTCTCGGAGCATTTCGATATTACTGAACCGGAAACCACAGGATGCAAACAACTTTCGAGCGTTTTCATTCACTACTGCCGTATCTAATCTAATTTGTTTGATTCCCATTTGCTCAAAACGTTCTACACACAGCATTACTATCTGTCGGGCAATACCTTTTTGACGGTATTCTGGCTCTACCCACAGATCGTAAATAAACGCATATTCCCGCAAGCAATAAATTGGGATCTCTTGCTCTACTGCTGAGATGAGAAATGCTACAAGCTGCCGATCATCTTCTGCTACTAAAAATACGCTGCGCTCGTTTTGCGCCATTCGCGTTAACCATTTTTCATAACGCTGTTCTGGATGCGGTAGAAAACCGTACTTAGCATTATCCCAAGACTCGTGTAAAGCACAAATCTTGGCCACCATTGGCAGAACTGCGGGTACATCATCTGGCGTAGCAGAACGGATTAGCATGAGCTTGTGCAGTGTAATGTAAGAGTGAAATTTATCACAAACAGAGCAGACAACTAACTCACCTTCAATTACAGCTTTGTTACATCATCTTATAGCTAGAAGAACCATTACATCAAATATAAAGCTGCACCAAAATCACAGAAGTGCGTTCGCTTGCCCCTGGTAAACAATTGCACTTCTCTTATCCCTGTTTTCTCATTCTGGGAGAACCTAATCGCTGAAAGCCTTTGAGAGCTTTAATCTTCAGGTTTTGGCTACAAACTTTAGTTACTGTTAGAAAATAAAGGCTCAAAGCTTGATTAAATCAAAGTTTCAAAATCTTGCTTCGATTATTGTTTTCCGAGAGTGACTAAACAGGGTTATTTCTAAAGCTTTGCTAAATTTAGGTGATTGCGATCGCCACTGGCTCATGGCAGGTACGCCATCGCTACTCATTCCACTTCACCAACACCCCATCCACGATCGCAACACCCCACTGCGGAAACTTCGCTAGCAATTTCTTGATCACAATTTGCTTTCGCAGGGTCATCATTCCAACACTCTTGCAAGAAATCAAACCCCGGATTCTGCCCTGAATTCGCCGCAACCTTGAGTTTCTGCATACGTTGTGGTCGCTCCAGGAACAGAATGTCTGCGGCGAAGTTGAAAATAAGCCTATTGGTTTTCAAGCTAATCTAGACATTCAACTAGTTTAAAGTTAGGGATTGTGTAAGTTCGATACTATAGCGAGACTTAGATAAAAAACAGACAAAAAAAATACCTTAAATGTATATTAGGGGAAACTTTGATATCGATTTGCTTAGTTTCTTGATATATCTGGGTTTCAAGTATTTTTGAGCCTCTGATGTATTTCCTCTGCCCTGTAGAGATTTCAGGCTAGTTTTTGCATCAATTTGTTTAAGTCCCGTGCGAAGTGGCTTGTTGCAGGCATCGCTACTCCTCCCAATCAACCAACACCCCATCCACGATCGCAATCCCCCACTGCGGAAACTTCACCAGTAACTTCTTAATCACAATCTGCAAAGCCGGATCATCTTGCCAGCAGGAGAGCAAGTACTCAAACCCCGGATTCTCCCCCGAATTAGCCGCAACCTTGAGTTTCTGCATACACTCCGGTCGCATATTTGACCTCGCAACAATCGCCTCATGCGACCATTTTTCAGGATTTGGCACGGACGCGGCGGAAAAACTATCTTCATGAACTGCTTTGATTTCTCCACCTGAAACTGAATTTTCAACTAACAACGAAGTGGGATTACCCTGTTCTACCTGCTCTAGTGTTTGATTAGCGATCGCTGAATACACAAACTTCAACAGAAATCTTGTGTTACAGTCCGTAAAAGCCCATACTTAAGGTGTATGTAACATAACCCCTCGCTTTTATAAGCCTAGCCATGCCCCAAGACTTCTCTCACCAGAATCTCAGAGGTC
It includes:
- a CDS encoding GNAT family N-acetyltransferase yields the protein MLIRSATPDDVPAVLPMVAKICALHESWDNAKYGFLPHPEQRYEKWLTRMAQNERSVFLVAEDDRQLVAFLISAVEQEIPIYCLREYAFIYDLWVEPEYRQKGIARQIVMLCVERFEQMGIKQIRLDTAVVNENARKLFASCGFRFSNIEMLREI